Proteins from a single region of Nocardioides anomalus:
- a CDS encoding DUF3097 domain-containing protein encodes MTDRYGTDVLAGDWRVPKRGRAVEAAAELGSVVEEVTTDFCGEVVAVDRDLDVLTLEDRRGRRRTFPLGPGFLLDGKPVILRAPVRQAAPAKPTRTASGSVAVPDARARVARASRIYVEGRHDAELVEKVWGDDLRIEGVVVEYLGGVDDLAEHLRAFGPGPGRKVGVLVDHLVPGSKESRIAASVSGPHVLVVGHPFVDVWQAVKPDRIGLTAWPEIPRSVEWKKGVCAHLGWPHADQADTARAWKHILGRVSSYDDLEPALLGRVEELIDFVTAED; translated from the coding sequence ATGACCGACCGCTACGGGACCGACGTGCTCGCCGGCGACTGGCGCGTGCCCAAGCGGGGCCGCGCCGTCGAGGCGGCGGCCGAGCTGGGCAGCGTGGTCGAGGAGGTCACCACCGACTTCTGCGGCGAGGTCGTGGCGGTGGACCGGGACCTCGACGTGCTCACCCTGGAGGACCGGCGCGGCCGGCGGCGGACCTTCCCGCTCGGGCCCGGCTTCCTGCTGGACGGCAAGCCGGTCATCCTGCGGGCGCCGGTGCGGCAGGCCGCCCCGGCCAAGCCGACCCGCACGGCGTCCGGCTCGGTCGCCGTCCCGGACGCGCGGGCCCGGGTGGCCCGGGCCAGCCGGATCTACGTCGAGGGCCGCCACGACGCCGAGCTGGTGGAGAAGGTCTGGGGCGACGACCTGCGCATCGAGGGCGTCGTCGTGGAGTACCTCGGCGGCGTCGACGACCTGGCCGAGCACCTGCGCGCCTTCGGCCCCGGGCCGGGCCGCAAGGTCGGGGTCCTGGTCGACCACCTGGTGCCGGGCTCCAAGGAGAGCCGGATCGCGGCCTCGGTGTCCGGGCCGCACGTGCTGGTCGTCGGCCACCCCTTCGTCGACGTCTGGCAGGCGGTCAAGCCCGACCGGATCGGGCTGACGGCCTGGCCCGAGATCCCCCGCTCGGTGGAGTGGAAGAAGGGCGTCTGCGCCCACCTCGGCTGGCCGCACGCCGACCAGGCCGACACCGCCCGGGCCTGGAAGCACATCCTGGGCCGGGTCTCGTCCTACGACGACCTCGAGCCGGCCCTGCTCGGCCGGGTCGAGGAGCTGATCGACTTCGTGACCGCCGAGGACTGA
- the hrcA gene encoding heat-inducible transcriptional repressor HrcA encodes MQEERRLAVLRAIVEDYVATEEPVGSKALVERHGLGVSSATVRNDMAALEDEGYITQPHTSAGRVPTDKGYRLFVDRLTTVKPMSSAERKAIATFLDGAVDLDDVVSRSVRVLSQLTRQVALVQYPTLSRSTVRHIELVALAPTRLLAVLILSTGRVEQRVVELGAELDDGWLSDLRARLNSVASGQIIADAVTGLRGCVPERDGAETSAVVESLVDAMVDQRLDERIVVGGAANLARYGDSFDSAVRPLLEALEEHVVLLKLLGEAQGDSVTVTIGAEVPYEQLSATSVITTGYGPRDEAVATLGIVGPTRMDYPGTMAAVRAVARYVSRILDEA; translated from the coding sequence GTGCAGGAGGAACGTCGACTCGCCGTCCTGCGCGCCATCGTCGAGGACTACGTGGCCACCGAGGAGCCGGTCGGTTCCAAGGCGCTCGTCGAGCGCCACGGGCTGGGCGTCTCGTCGGCCACTGTCCGCAACGACATGGCCGCCCTGGAGGACGAGGGCTACATCACCCAGCCGCACACGAGTGCGGGGCGGGTGCCGACCGACAAGGGCTACCGGCTCTTCGTCGACCGGCTCACCACCGTCAAGCCGATGAGCTCCGCCGAGCGGAAGGCCATCGCGACCTTCCTCGACGGCGCCGTGGACCTCGACGACGTGGTCTCCCGCTCGGTCCGGGTGCTGTCGCAGCTGACCCGCCAGGTCGCGCTCGTGCAGTACCCCACGCTCTCGCGCTCCACGGTGCGCCACATCGAGCTGGTCGCCCTGGCCCCGACCCGGTTGCTGGCCGTGCTCATCCTCAGCACCGGGCGGGTCGAGCAGCGCGTGGTCGAGCTGGGCGCCGAGCTCGACGACGGCTGGCTCTCCGACCTGCGCGCCCGGCTCAACTCGGTGGCCTCCGGCCAGATCATCGCCGACGCGGTGACCGGGCTGCGTGGCTGCGTGCCCGAGCGCGACGGCGCGGAGACCTCCGCGGTCGTCGAGTCGCTCGTCGACGCCATGGTGGACCAGCGCCTCGACGAGCGGATCGTGGTCGGGGGCGCGGCCAACCTGGCGCGCTACGGCGACAGCTTCGACTCCGCCGTCCGCCCGCTGCTGGAGGCGCTGGAGGAGCACGTCGTCCTGCTCAAGCTGCTCGGCGAGGCCCAGGGCGACTCCGTGACGGTCACCATCGGCGCCGAGGTGCCCTACGAGCAGCTCTCGGCCACCAGCGTCATCACCACCGGCTACGGACCCCGTGACGAGGCCGTCGCGACGCTCGGGATCGTCGGGCCGACCCGCATGGACTACCCGGGCACGATGGCTGCGGTGCGTGCCGTGGCCCGCTACGTGTCCCGCATCCTCGACGAGGCCTAG
- a CDS encoding MBL fold metallo-hydrolase → MPFTEVAHDVWVSRQEWFDLNVSVVRGSAGLLVVDTHASALAARAVVEEVRALGAGEVVAVVNTHEHFDHTFGNGTFRAAYGDVPLHAHEVAAERTVTAGERIKAEYDEPENRDDPHRAEVQETEIVPADTTFSSAVALDLGDRYVELVHPGRGHTAGDLVVRVPDADVVLAGDLVEESAAPGFGADCYPMDWPLTLDVVLGLLTPASVVVPGHGAVVDREFVEIQRNDIGILAETIRDLATRGVPVDEALAGAEWPFPADGLARAVARGYEQLPRSQKRLPLV, encoded by the coding sequence GTGCCGTTCACCGAGGTCGCCCACGACGTCTGGGTCTCTCGCCAGGAGTGGTTCGACCTCAACGTGAGCGTGGTCCGCGGGTCGGCCGGGCTGCTGGTGGTCGACACCCACGCCTCGGCGCTCGCCGCGCGCGCCGTCGTGGAGGAGGTCCGCGCGCTCGGAGCCGGCGAGGTCGTGGCGGTGGTCAACACCCACGAGCACTTCGACCACACCTTCGGCAACGGCACCTTCCGCGCGGCGTACGGCGACGTCCCGCTGCACGCCCACGAGGTGGCGGCCGAGCGGACGGTGACGGCCGGCGAGCGGATCAAGGCGGAGTACGACGAGCCGGAGAACCGCGACGACCCTCACCGCGCGGAGGTCCAGGAGACCGAGATCGTGCCGGCCGACACGACGTTCTCCTCCGCGGTCGCGCTCGACCTGGGCGACCGGTACGTAGAGCTGGTCCACCCCGGTCGCGGCCACACCGCCGGCGACCTCGTCGTGCGCGTGCCCGACGCGGACGTGGTGCTGGCCGGGGACCTGGTCGAGGAGTCGGCGGCGCCGGGCTTCGGCGCCGACTGCTACCCGATGGACTGGCCGCTGACCCTCGACGTGGTGCTCGGGCTGCTCACCCCCGCCTCGGTCGTCGTGCCGGGGCACGGCGCCGTCGTGGACCGCGAGTTCGTCGAGATCCAGCGCAACGACATCGGCATCCTGGCCGAGACCATCCGCGACCTGGCCACGCGCGGCGTACCCGTGGACGAGGCGCTCGCCGGCGCCGAGTGGCCCTTCCCCGCCGACGGCCTCGCGCGGGCGGTCGCCCGCGGCTACGAGCAGCTGCCCCGCAGCCAGAAGCGCCTGCCGCTCGTCTGA
- the hemW gene encoding radical SAM family heme chaperone HemW, giving the protein MPSALPEGDPAPPDGSLPQAALTGARERPFGVYVHVPFCTVRCGYCDFNTYTVADLGTASGVPGASRTTYADAAVQEVRLARRVLGEEAAPVRTVFFGGGTPTLLDPADLTKLLRTVGDELGLAPDAEVTTEANPDSVTKADLVALRDAGFTRISFGVQSAVPHVLRVLDRTHDPERVPDVVTWARDAGFDQVSLDLIYGTPGESLADWETSLDAALACGPDHVSAYSLIVEDGTALARRVRRGELPMPDEDDLADKYAVADARLGAAGLGWYEVSNWSRPGAECRHNVLYWTGADWWGVGPGAHSHVGGVRWWNVRHPAAYADRIAAGVSPAHAREVLDAETRRVERVLLELRLRGGLPLDVLDDDGRAGVPEQVERGLVRVEGDRLVLTDAGRLLADGVVRDLL; this is encoded by the coding sequence GTGCCGTCCGCCCTGCCCGAAGGTGACCCGGCGCCGCCGGACGGGTCGCTGCCCCAGGCGGCGCTGACCGGCGCGCGCGAGCGGCCGTTCGGGGTCTACGTGCACGTGCCGTTCTGCACGGTGCGCTGCGGCTACTGCGACTTCAACACCTACACCGTGGCCGACCTCGGGACCGCCAGCGGCGTGCCCGGCGCCTCGCGGACGACGTACGCCGACGCGGCGGTCCAGGAGGTGCGGCTGGCCCGGCGGGTGCTGGGGGAGGAGGCCGCACCGGTGCGCACGGTGTTCTTCGGCGGCGGCACGCCCACGCTCTTGGACCCGGCCGACCTGACGAAGCTGCTCCGGACCGTCGGCGACGAGCTCGGGCTGGCGCCGGACGCGGAGGTGACCACCGAGGCCAACCCGGACAGCGTGACCAAGGCCGACCTGGTCGCGCTGCGCGACGCGGGCTTCACCCGCATCTCCTTCGGCGTGCAGTCCGCGGTCCCGCACGTGCTGCGGGTGCTCGACCGCACCCACGACCCCGAGCGGGTCCCGGACGTGGTCACGTGGGCCCGCGACGCCGGCTTCGACCAGGTCAGCCTGGACCTCATCTACGGCACGCCGGGGGAGTCGCTCGCCGACTGGGAGACCTCGCTGGACGCGGCGCTGGCCTGCGGGCCCGACCACGTCTCGGCGTACTCCCTCATCGTCGAGGACGGCACCGCCCTGGCCCGGCGGGTGCGGCGCGGCGAGCTGCCGATGCCCGACGAGGACGACCTGGCCGACAAGTACGCCGTCGCCGACGCGCGGCTGGGTGCCGCCGGGCTGGGGTGGTACGAGGTCTCCAACTGGTCCCGGCCGGGCGCGGAGTGCCGGCACAACGTCCTGTACTGGACCGGCGCCGACTGGTGGGGCGTCGGCCCCGGCGCGCACAGCCACGTCGGCGGCGTGCGCTGGTGGAACGTGCGCCACCCCGCGGCGTACGCCGACCGGATCGCCGCCGGGGTGAGCCCGGCCCACGCGCGCGAGGTGCTCGACGCCGAGACCCGGCGGGTCGAGCGGGTGCTCCTCGAGCTGCGGCTGCGCGGCGGGCTGCCCCTCGACGTGCTCGACGACGACGGTCGGGCCGGCGTGCCGGAGCAGGTCGAGCGCGGCCTGGTCCGCGTCGAGGGCGACCGGCTGGTGCTCACCGACGCCGGCCGGCTGCTCGCCGACGGCGTGGTCCGCGACCTGCTCTGA
- a CDS encoding TM2 domain-containing protein has protein sequence MTTGPTDPQPDETQPYGFSGAVPPPPPPPPPPPPPPPTGGYPGYQGYQPPGLPAGAYGVSSQAPYGLHPGTGIPYSDKSKLVAGLLQILIPFGVGRFYMGFTGIGVAQLLVAFFTCGLWSIIDGIIILVKDDAKDSRGYILRS, from the coding sequence ATGACCACCGGTCCCACCGACCCGCAGCCGGACGAGACGCAGCCCTACGGCTTCTCCGGCGCCGTGCCCCCGCCGCCGCCCCCGCCCCCGCCCCCGCCCCCGCCCCCGCCGACCGGCGGCTACCCGGGCTACCAGGGCTACCAGCCGCCCGGGCTCCCGGCCGGGGCGTACGGCGTGAGCTCGCAGGCGCCGTACGGCCTGCACCCGGGCACCGGCATCCCCTACTCCGACAAGTCCAAGCTCGTCGCCGGGCTGCTGCAGATCCTCATCCCGTTCGGGGTGGGCCGGTTCTACATGGGCTTCACCGGCATCGGCGTGGCCCAGCTGCTCGTGGCCTTCTTCACCTGCGGGCTGTGGAGCATCATCGACGGGATCATCATCCTGGTGAAGGACGACGCCAAGGACTCCCGCGGCTACATCCTGAGGAGCTGA